From one Lotus japonicus ecotype B-129 chromosome 3, LjGifu_v1.2 genomic stretch:
- the LOC130745730 gene encoding probable N-acetyltransferase HLS1: MSLKIAAESWPKSALERVEEPLVVVREYDEERHKVAVEKLEKLCEIGQRGKPSLVTDLMGDPICRIRHFQLHVMLVAEYGEGEVVGVIRGCVKTVTRGDSVYVELAYVLGLRVSPQHRRLGIGTKLVENLEEWCKQKGAKYTYMATDCTNEPSINLFTKKCGYSKFRSLTMLVQPVHAHYKPISRSIAVLHIPPSLAKSMYNHMFANSEFYPKDIDSILSNKLNLGTFMAIPKKHLSKCDLTRGILPPSYAMLSVWNTKEVFKLQVKGVSPLAHACCVGTRLLDEWLPWLRLPSFPDIFRPFGVYFLYGLHMEGKRGHHLMKGLCGFVHNMARDDGGCGAVVAELGQRDPVRDAVPHWRKFSWAEDMWCIKNLEDAKQGIVPEKCGPSGFFTSRSSSPVIFVDPRDF; this comes from the exons ATGTCTCTGAAGATAGCAGCTGAAAGTTGGCCAAAATCAGCATTAGAGAGGGTAGAGGAGCCATTGGTGGTGGTGAGAGAGTATGATGAAGAGAGGCACAAGGTGGCAGTAGAGAAACTGGAGAAGCTTTGTGAAATTGGGCAGAGAGGAAAACCATCTCTTGTCACTGACCTCATGGGGGACCCTATATGCCGAATTCGTCACTTTCAATTGCATGTCATGCTG GTTGCAGAATATGGAGAAGGAGAAGTTGTTGGGGTGATAAGGGGGTGTGTAAAAACAGTTACAAGAGGGGACTCGGTTTACGTAGAGTTGGCTTATGTTTTGGGGCTTAGAGTCTCCCCTCAACACAG GAGACTTGGCATTGGCACAAAACTAGTTGAAAATTTAGAAGAATGGTGCAAGCAAAAGGGGGCAAAGTATACATACATGGCAACTGACTGTACAAATGAGCCATCCATCAATTTGTTCACAAAAAAATGTGGGTACTCAAAGTTCAGGTCTCTAACCATGCTAGTACAACCTGTCCATGCTCACTACAAGCCAATCAGCAGAAGCATTGCAGTCCTTCACATTCCACCAAGCCTAGCAAAGTCCATGTACAACCACATGTTTGCCAATTCAGAATTTTACCCTAAAGACATAGACTCAATTTTATCAAACAAGCTGAATTTGGGGACTTTCATGGCCATCCCCAAGAAGCACCTCTCCAAATGTGACCTAACAAGGGGGATTCTCCCTCCTAGCTATGCAATGTTGAGTGTGTGGAACACCAAGGAAGTGTTCAAGTTGCAAGTTAAGGGGGTTTCACCACTAGCACATGCTTGCTGTGTAGGTACAAGGTTGTTGGATGAGTGGTTACCATGGCTGAGGTTACCTTCATTTCCTGATATTTTTAGGCCATTTGGGGTTTATTTTCTGTATGGACTGCACATGGAAGGAAAGCGTGGTCACCACCTGATGAAGGGTCTATGTGGATTTGTACATAACATGGCAAGAGATGATGGTGGTTGTGGGGCCGTTGTGGCTGAACTGGGCCAGAGGGACCCTGTTAGAGATGCAGTCCCACATTGGAGAAAGTTTTCATGGGCTGAGGACATGTGGTGCATTAAGAATCTTGAGGACGCGAAGCAGGGGATAGTACCTGAAAAGTGTGGGCCATCTGGTTTTTTCACATCTAGGTCCTCTTCGCCAGTAATTTTTGTTGATCCTCGTGATTTTTGA